In a single window of the Eleginops maclovinus isolate JMC-PN-2008 ecotype Puerto Natales chromosome 6, JC_Emac_rtc_rv5, whole genome shotgun sequence genome:
- the LOC134865714 gene encoding E3 ubiquitin-protein ligase RNF31-like produces MDYFNLLDTQIRHFLPPEIHELFQRKLRDRALQEMPNFIWCSHCSFGILHEADQLRMDCPSCKKSTCCQCRSPWSPEHQGLSCQQFRVRRHHNQPDLQNQNPPLLECPCCSSVFSVSRGGCLHFTCSQCQHQFCGGCRQTFSPGPACRFSTSCGGRGLHAHHPRDCLYHLRDWSVSRLLQLLQCYRVSPSCCDSATRRSPDSHTGVCPVMEVREESEEACGRAASPQYRGYCEIHYKERLVQLINRCHGDPAVLFSVAEMVAELQRWGVAVPTRRAEEAEQAYTEGLRATLTNSVPLRKHL; encoded by the exons ATGGATTACTTCAACCTGCTCGACACTCAG atCCGTCACTTCCTGCCTCCTGAGATCCACGAGCTGTTCCAGAGGAAGCTGAGAGATCGAGCTCTCCAGGAGATGCCCAACTTCATCTGGTGTTCACAT tgttcgTTCGGCATTCTTCATGAAGCTGACCAGCTGAGGATGGACTGTCCGAGCTGTAAGAAGAGCACATGCTGTCAGTGCAGATCAcct tGGTCTCCTGAACATCAGGGTCTGTCCTGTCAGCAGTTCAGAGTCAGGCGGCATCACAACCAGCCAGACCTCCAGAACCAGAACCCCCCCCTGCTGG agtgtccatgctgcagcagtgtgttcagtgtCTCCAGAGGAGGATGTCTGCACTTCACCTGCTCTCAGTGTCAGCACCAGTTCTGTGGAGGCTGCAGACAGACCTTCAGCCCCGGACCG GCCTGCAGGTTCTCCACTTCCTGTGGGGGGAGGGGACTGCATGCCCATCATCCTCGAGACTGTCTGTATCACCTTAGAGACTGGAGCGTGTCCCGCCTCCTGCAGTTACTACAG TGCTACAGAGTGTCTCCCTCCTGCTGTGACTCCGCCACCCGCAGATCACCTGACTCCCACACAG gtgtgtgtccgGTGATggaggtgagggaggagagTGAGGAAGCGTGTGGACGAGCTGCCTCCCCCCAGTACAGAGGATACTGCGA GATACACTACAAGGAGCGCTTGGTGCAGCTGATCAACCGTTGCCATGGCGACCCTGCAGTGCTCTTCAGCGTGGCGGAGATGGTGGCGGAGCTTCAGCGCTGGGGTGTCGCCGTGCCGACCAGGAGAGCTGAGGAGGCAGAGCAAGCTTACACAGAAGGCCTCCGCGCG acactGACCAATAGCGT